In Actinomadura luteofluorescens, the sequence GCGGACGCTGGAGACGATCGCGGACACCGGGGCGGAGGCGCTCGTGGCGGTGCCGGTGATGCTCCAGCGCATCCTGGACGTGCGGGACGCGCCGCCGACGCCGGCGCTGCGGGCGGTCGTGTGCGGCGGGGCCGCCCTGCACCCGCACCTGTCCGAGGCGTTCATGGACGCGTTCGGCGACGTGCTCGTCAACGTGTACGGCGCGACCGAGACCGGGTGGGCCACGATCGCCACGCCCGAGGACCTGCGGGCCGCGCCCGGGACGGTCGGCCGGCCGTCCTTCCGGCTCACGATCAAGGTGCTCGGGCAGGACGGGCGGGAGCTGCCCGCGGGCGAGACCGGGGAGGTCCACACCGGCGGCGGCCTGCGGTTCGCCGGCTACACCGGGGGCGGCGGCAGGCGGGTGCGCGGCGGGCTGACCGGCACCGGCGACCTCGGGCACTTCGACGCGGCGGGACGGCTGTTCATCGACGGCCGCGCCGACGACATGATCGTCTCAGGCGGGGAGAACGTGTTCCCCGGGGAGGTGGAGAACCTGCTCGGCGGCCACCCGGACGTCGCGGACGCGTCGGTGGCCGGGGTGGACGACGAGAGGTTCGGGCAGCGGCTCGCCGCGCACGTCGTCAGAAACGAGGGGGCGGCCGTCACCGAGGACGACCTCAAGGAGTACGTGCGCGCGCACCTGGCCCGGTACAAGGTCCCGCGGGACATCCGGTTCGTCCGCGAACTGCCCGCACCAGCACCGGCAAGGTCAGGCGGCGGGCTCCCGGCGACCGTTGAGGGAACGCCCGGGCCCAGGGCCGCGAGGTCCCGGGCGCACCCCGTCCCGAGGGTCAGGCGGCGCCGGCGCGCCGCTTGGCCGCCATGCAGATGCGGGCGAGGTCGTTGAGGGCGTCGGCGCGGCGCTCGTCCAGCGTCCGGCGGTCGCCCGGCCCGGCCTCGGCGAGGGTGTCGATGACCAGGGAGAACACCGGCCATTCGGCGGGCCCGATGGCGCCCTGGAAGTCGACGCCGTCGGCCAGGTCGTCCAGGTCGAGGTTGCGGGCGAAGGTGGCGAGGGCGGCCTCGGCCGCGACCACGCCGATGCGCATCGCCAGCGCGGCGGGCTCGCGATCGAGGGAGCGCACGGTGCTAGAACCCATGTTCGACAA encodes:
- a CDS encoding AMP-binding protein, which produces MLERVRGAAEAGVRAARAVRDSGVVRPVRPDRAVRLLFPYVRFGPVPATLGAMAALRFPERTALIDERGELSYAELERRAASLATALGGRVGDGKVGVLCRNHRGFVETVLAASRLGNDVVLLNTDFSGRQLGQVLEREGIELLVHDEEFAPAVEESGFDGQRVLAWAEEGAATIDSLIAETTAEPVKPGRAGRVVLMTSGTTGTPKGARHDLSASSLLPAALSHLMRVPVRSGAPMVVGPPLFHLLGFAYTTVGLAMGAPLVLSRRFDPRRTLETIADTGAEALVAVPVMLQRILDVRDAPPTPALRAVVCGGAALHPHLSEAFMDAFGDVLVNVYGATETGWATIATPEDLRAAPGTVGRPSFRLTIKVLGQDGRELPAGETGEVHTGGGLRFAGYTGGGGRRVRGGLTGTGDLGHFDAAGRLFIDGRADDMIVSGGENVFPGEVENLLGGHPDVADASVAGVDDERFGQRLAAHVVRNEGAAVTEDDLKEYVRAHLARYKVPRDIRFVRELPAPAPARSGGGLPATVEGTPGPRAARSRAHPVPRVRRRRRAAWPPCRCGRGR